A genome region from Paenibacillus pabuli includes the following:
- a CDS encoding YlaH-like family protein, with amino-acid sequence MQAWFASNPIVAYIVIFVLITYVYNKVFRVRQKLPLVKEIFLYLLMAMGTFMLLIFQIDKLPIIQCLLVAVGLMLLVRVRYFIEGRQKKKAEAAARNS; translated from the coding sequence ATGCAAGCATGGTTCGCATCAAACCCGATCGTAGCCTACATCGTCATCTTTGTGCTAATTACTTACGTATATAATAAGGTGTTTCGGGTACGTCAGAAATTGCCGCTCGTTAAGGAAATCTTTCTTTATCTATTGATGGCGATGGGCACATTCATGCTTCTTATTTTTCAGATCGACAAGCTCCCGATTATTCAATGCTTGTTGGTAGCCGTCGGTCTGATGCTGTTAGTGCGAGTGCGCTATTTCATCGAAGGTCGTCAAAAGAAAAAGGCGGAAGCTGCCGCCAGAAACTCATAA
- a CDS encoding LCP family protein: MNSNSNGLPPRRQAPAKSGASGSNNSKGKPPKKKKRMRTFAKFVLSLLVIAIIVGGGYLYWVYNQVADTGIDKPVPPGMSAKTKPITMLLLGTDNRPETGTYLSDVVMVAAMNPDTKTATIVSLPRDTRIELEGYKANKLNSYYPKFKAQEKTSGKNAEDQMKEMMGKYFDVDINYTTVLNFQAFRDVVDAVGGVDVTVDKNMCYRDTADNTDINLVAGDQHLDGKQALDFVRYRKSNCDPKTAESNDFDRNKRQNQVLNSMLDQMKSLGGVTKISKVIGAVDDNMTTDVESEQMKNFISTYWNISKSDVHYTPVTGDWRSPYVYVNETELANAKQALQDTLSGKVTATPAAE; encoded by the coding sequence ATGAACTCGAATTCGAACGGACTGCCTCCGCGTAGACAGGCACCAGCCAAATCCGGAGCTTCAGGGTCTAACAACAGTAAAGGTAAACCACCCAAAAAGAAAAAACGGATGCGTACTTTTGCCAAATTCGTTCTGAGCCTGTTGGTGATTGCCATTATTGTAGGTGGGGGATATCTCTACTGGGTATACAATCAGGTGGCGGACACTGGCATTGATAAACCAGTGCCTCCAGGGATGTCGGCCAAGACGAAGCCCATTACCATGCTTCTGTTGGGTACAGACAACCGTCCTGAAACTGGAACGTATCTATCCGATGTTGTCATGGTAGCAGCCATGAATCCGGATACCAAAACGGCCACAATAGTTTCCTTGCCTCGGGATACGCGGATTGAACTTGAAGGATACAAGGCGAACAAACTGAATTCATATTATCCTAAGTTTAAAGCCCAGGAGAAGACCTCGGGTAAGAATGCTGAGGATCAAATGAAAGAAATGATGGGCAAATATTTTGACGTCGATATCAATTACACAACCGTGCTTAACTTCCAGGCATTCCGCGATGTCGTTGATGCTGTGGGCGGTGTGGATGTGACGGTCGACAAAAATATGTGCTATAGGGATACGGCCGACAATACAGATATTAATCTAGTTGCGGGTGACCAGCATCTGGATGGCAAGCAAGCGCTCGATTTTGTGCGTTACCGCAAATCCAACTGTGATCCCAAAACAGCCGAATCCAATGACTTTGACCGTAACAAGCGTCAAAACCAGGTGCTGAACTCCATGCTGGATCAGATGAAATCACTTGGTGGTGTGACGAAGATCAGTAAAGTGATTGGTGCGGTTGATGACAATATGACAACAGACGTGGAATCCGAACAGATGAAAAACTTTATTTCTACGTATTGGAACATTTCCAAATCGGATGTGCACTATACGCCTGTGACCGGGGACTGGAGAAGTCCTTATGTCTATGTGAATGAGACGGAGCTGGCCAATGCAAAGCAAGCATTGCAGGATACGCTCTCTGGCAAAGTAACAGCTACTCCGGCGGCGGAGTAG
- a CDS encoding pyridoxamine 5'-phosphate oxidase family protein, with protein MSEAVTQLTESLLQQFKNETFVLLNTVDIESGGPTSTAISWIYAENASTLRVALDHRSRLVNNMKQNPLITVTVFGEETVYAINGRASVRQDPLQDVPFKMCCFDISIEAVRNALFYGAQLSSMPQYVKIYDQRAAEKLDEQVFAAMKKA; from the coding sequence ATGTCCGAAGCCGTCACACAATTGACTGAATCTCTTTTGCAGCAATTCAAGAACGAGACGTTTGTACTCCTGAATACGGTAGACATTGAATCTGGAGGCCCGACATCCACGGCAATCTCCTGGATCTATGCGGAGAATGCATCCACACTTCGGGTTGCTTTGGATCATCGTTCACGTCTTGTGAACAATATGAAACAAAATCCGTTGATTACCGTTACGGTATTTGGAGAAGAAACGGTCTATGCCATCAATGGACGCGCTTCCGTTCGACAGGATCCATTGCAAGATGTCCCCTTTAAAATGTGCTGTTTCGACATTTCCATTGAAGCGGTCAGAAATGCCCTGTTTTATGGAGCCCAGCTATCTTCTATGCCTCAATATGTCAAAATATACGATCAGCGTGCTGCTGAAAAATTAGATGAGCAGGTTTTTGCTGCCATGAAAAAAGCCTAG
- a CDS encoding YhcN/YlaJ family sporulation lipoprotein — translation MKYWVCTLLLIFILTGCNSTSRNASQEQQGTHARGYGGNVTTRQDQQNGSHMLYTEDDRMNPSRLDRFNENTGEVHELNVADDNQTGRMTNENRITHLKALAKQVEGVKDANCVILGNTAVVGIDVDGELERARVGTIKYSVAEALRKDPEGIDSIVTADADVTERIREIGEHIRQGHPISGFASELADMVGRIIPQLPKDVKVRQNPDEQAPEEQQMQQHTTDKKQQKAQ, via the coding sequence ATGAAATATTGGGTTTGCACGCTGCTTCTGATCTTTATACTTACAGGTTGCAACAGCACTTCACGCAATGCCTCCCAAGAGCAGCAAGGTACTCATGCGAGGGGTTACGGAGGAAATGTCACAACACGGCAAGATCAACAAAACGGATCCCACATGCTCTATACAGAGGATGACCGAATGAATCCTTCACGCCTTGACCGTTTCAATGAAAATACGGGTGAAGTTCATGAACTGAACGTTGCTGATGATAACCAGACAGGCCGGATGACCAATGAAAATCGAATTACCCATCTCAAGGCACTTGCCAAGCAAGTGGAAGGTGTCAAAGACGCCAATTGCGTCATTCTCGGAAATACGGCGGTCGTAGGCATTGATGTAGATGGCGAATTGGAACGCGCTCGCGTTGGAACGATTAAATACTCGGTTGCAGAAGCTCTGCGCAAAGATCCAGAAGGTATTGATTCTATTGTAACCGCTGATGCGGATGTTACCGAACGAATCCGGGAGATTGGAGAGCATATCCGCCAAGGACATCCCATATCTGGTTTTGCTTCTGAACTAGCTGACATGGTCGGACGGATTATTCCACAGCTCCCGAAAGACGTCAAAGTCCGTCAAAATCCAGATGAGCAGGCTCCTGAAGAACAGCAAATGCAGCAGCATACCACGGACAAAAAGCAACAAAAAGCCCAGTGA